In Homo sapiens chromosome 11, GRCh38.p14 Primary Assembly, one DNA window encodes the following:
- the UCP2 gene encoding dicarboxylate carrier SLC25A8 isoform a (isoform a is encoded by transcript variant 3), with translation MVGFKATDVPPTATVKFLGAGTAACIADLITFPLDTAKVRLQIQGESQGPVRATASAQYRGVMGTILTMVRTEGPRSLYNGLVAGLQRQMSFASVRIGLYDSVKQFYTKGSEHASIGSRLLAGSTTGALAVAVAQPTDVVKVRFQAQARAGGGRRYQSTVNAYKTIAREEGFRGLWKGTSPNVARNAIVNCAELVTYDLIKDALLKANLMTDDLPCHFTSAFGAGFCTTVIASPVDVVKTRYMNSALGQYSSAGHCALTMLQKEGPRAFYKGFMPSFLRLGSWNVVMFVTYEQLKRALMAACTSREAPF, from the exons ATGGTTGGGTTCAAGGCCACAGATGTGCCCCCTACTGCCACTGTGAAGTTTCTTGGGGCTGGCACAGCTGCCTGCATCGCAGATCTCATCACCTTTCCTCTGGATACTGCTAAAGTCCGGTTACAG ATCCAAGGAGAAAGTCAGGGGCCAGTGCGCGCTACAGCCAGCGCCCAGTACCGCGGTGTGATGGGCACCATTCTGACCATGGTGCGTACTGAGGGCCCCCGAAGCCTCTACAATGGGCTGGTTGCCGGCCTGCAGCGCCAAATGAGCTTTGCCTCTGTCCGCATCGGCCTGTATGATTCTGTCAAACAGTTCTACACCAAGGGCTCTGAGC ATGCCAGCATTGGGAGCCGCCTCCTAGCAGGCAGCACCACAGGTGccctggctgtggctgtggcccAGCCCACGGATGTGGTAAAGGTCCGATTCCAAGCTCAGGCCCGGGCTGGAGGTGGTCGGAGATACCAAAGCACCGTCAATGCCTACAAGACCATTGCCCGAGAGGAAGGGTTCCGGGGCCTCTGGAAAG GGACCTCTCCCAATGTTGCTCGTAATGCCATTGTCAACTGTGCTGAGCTGGTGACCTATGACCTCATCAAGGATGCCCTCCTGAAAGCCAACCTCATGACAG ATGACCTCCCTTGCCACTTCACTTCTGCCTTTGGGGCAGGCTTCTGCACCACTGTCATCGCCTCCCCTGTAGACGTGGTCAAGACGAGATACATGAACTCTGCCCTGGGCCAGTACAGTAGCGCTGGCCACTGTGCCCTTACCATGCTCCAGAAGGAGGGGCCCCGAGCCTTCTACAAAGG GTTCATGCCCTCCTTTCTCCGCTTGGGTTCCTGGAACGTGGTGATGTTCGTCACCTATGAGCAGCTGAAACGAGCCCTCATGGCTGCCTGCACTTCCCGAGAGGCTCCCTTCTGA
- the UCP2 gene encoding dicarboxylate carrier SLC25A8 isoform c (isoform c is encoded by transcript variant 8) has translation MVGFKATDVPPTATVKFLGAGTAACIADLITFPLDTAKVRLQIQGESQGPVRATASAQYRGVMGTILTMVRTEGPRSLYNGLVAGLQRQMSFASVRIGLYDSVKQFYTKGSERTSPNVARNAIVNCAELVTYDLIKDALLKANLMTDDLPCHFTSAFGAGFCTTVIASPVDVVKTRYMNSALGQYSSAGHCALTMLQKEGPRAFYKGFMPSFLRLGSWNVVMFVTYEQLKRALMAACTSREAPF, from the exons ATGGTTGGGTTCAAGGCCACAGATGTGCCCCCTACTGCCACTGTGAAGTTTCTTGGGGCTGGCACAGCTGCCTGCATCGCAGATCTCATCACCTTTCCTCTGGATACTGCTAAAGTCCGGTTACAG ATCCAAGGAGAAAGTCAGGGGCCAGTGCGCGCTACAGCCAGCGCCCAGTACCGCGGTGTGATGGGCACCATTCTGACCATGGTGCGTACTGAGGGCCCCCGAAGCCTCTACAATGGGCTGGTTGCCGGCCTGCAGCGCCAAATGAGCTTTGCCTCTGTCCGCATCGGCCTGTATGATTCTGTCAAACAGTTCTACACCAAGGGCTCTGAGC GGACCTCTCCCAATGTTGCTCGTAATGCCATTGTCAACTGTGCTGAGCTGGTGACCTATGACCTCATCAAGGATGCCCTCCTGAAAGCCAACCTCATGACAG ATGACCTCCCTTGCCACTTCACTTCTGCCTTTGGGGCAGGCTTCTGCACCACTGTCATCGCCTCCCCTGTAGACGTGGTCAAGACGAGATACATGAACTCTGCCCTGGGCCAGTACAGTAGCGCTGGCCACTGTGCCCTTACCATGCTCCAGAAGGAGGGGCCCCGAGCCTTCTACAAAGG GTTCATGCCCTCCTTTCTCCGCTTGGGTTCCTGGAACGTGGTGATGTTCGTCACCTATGAGCAGCTGAAACGAGCCCTCATGGCTGCCTGCACTTCCCGAGAGGCTCCCTTCTGA
- the UCP2 gene encoding dicarboxylate carrier SLC25A8 isoform b (isoform b is encoded by transcript variant 7) codes for MVGFKATDVPPTATVKFLGAGTAACIADLITFPLDTAKVRLQIQGESQGPVRATASAQYRGVMGTILTMVRTEGPRSLYNGLVAGLQRQMSFASVRIGLYDSVKQFYTKGSEHASIGSRLLAGSTTGALAVAVAQPTDVVKVRFQAQARAGGGRRYQSTVNAYKTIAREEGFRGLWKDDLPCHFTSAFGAGFCTTVIASPVDVVKTRYMNSALGQYSSAGHCALTMLQKEGPRAFYKGFMPSFLRLGSWNVVMFVTYEQLKRALMAACTSREAPF; via the exons ATGGTTGGGTTCAAGGCCACAGATGTGCCCCCTACTGCCACTGTGAAGTTTCTTGGGGCTGGCACAGCTGCCTGCATCGCAGATCTCATCACCTTTCCTCTGGATACTGCTAAAGTCCGGTTACAG ATCCAAGGAGAAAGTCAGGGGCCAGTGCGCGCTACAGCCAGCGCCCAGTACCGCGGTGTGATGGGCACCATTCTGACCATGGTGCGTACTGAGGGCCCCCGAAGCCTCTACAATGGGCTGGTTGCCGGCCTGCAGCGCCAAATGAGCTTTGCCTCTGTCCGCATCGGCCTGTATGATTCTGTCAAACAGTTCTACACCAAGGGCTCTGAGC ATGCCAGCATTGGGAGCCGCCTCCTAGCAGGCAGCACCACAGGTGccctggctgtggctgtggcccAGCCCACGGATGTGGTAAAGGTCCGATTCCAAGCTCAGGCCCGGGCTGGAGGTGGTCGGAGATACCAAAGCACCGTCAATGCCTACAAGACCATTGCCCGAGAGGAAGGGTTCCGGGGCCTCTGGAAAG ATGACCTCCCTTGCCACTTCACTTCTGCCTTTGGGGCAGGCTTCTGCACCACTGTCATCGCCTCCCCTGTAGACGTGGTCAAGACGAGATACATGAACTCTGCCCTGGGCCAGTACAGTAGCGCTGGCCACTGTGCCCTTACCATGCTCCAGAAGGAGGGGCCCCGAGCCTTCTACAAAGG GTTCATGCCCTCCTTTCTCCGCTTGGGTTCCTGGAACGTGGTGATGTTCGTCACCTATGAGCAGCTGAAACGAGCCCTCATGGCTGCCTGCACTTCCCGAGAGGCTCCCTTCTGA